Proteins co-encoded in one Oscillospiraceae bacterium genomic window:
- the addA gene encoding helicase-exonuclease AddAB subunit AddA — protein MSDIKFSNEQLKAIELRNSSLMVSAAAGSGKTAVLVERIIRKITEDSIDVDKMLIVTFTNAAAQGMKRKIKAAIKECIKKDPENANLKKQLLLVDKANISTVHSFCLDLIKKYSHMLSKEVPKDFSLINETEKSLMMNQILTEIISDCYEKNEEDFIKLLDCFGQNSSDSKITSLIIMIYNFLVSIPDYRKWVYKNLDLISGKSDFYKSNYAYSLEEYLKNVMKSSYDKYSYAISYIENNQDMAGYYDLLKEERLYFEKALKISGLKELISHIGKIEFTKLPSTKKSIYTELCQEVRNSVKKAVGKINEHYSNEIIEINLKNSKEYGIINKLFEIVLLFDEKFKEEKYQSGYLDFNDLEHLTISLLSVDGKLKEEFWHLRDSFEEILVDEYQDTNDVQEAIFTLLKKENNLFTVGDIKQSIYRFRHANPDLFLERMDDYNQCKTGEVVNLNANYRCHQNIVDAVNMIFSFIMSKELSGIDYKSAKLIAKGDFSDVDKLKMSCDVKIALTDKSDEDEDFEKEAKIIADSINKLIEDKDIKIKGRSLKYSDITILLRSFNEKSFGLLKELTKYNIPVSYEDKTQFFDTAEIKSFISLLKIIDNPYDDISYIAALRNIFLYSDDDLLRLRLLSKKAPFYELHKKSEDKKDKKVISYIEFLRDFSKKYDLKTLITKIYEDTFYVEYQTGYIGGHKRKENLERLIDIASTFEENEYKGLYSFINYIDKIVSGKTKIANPKIDDSKDTVKVMSIHSSKGLEFPVVILSGMNKQFNKLDFNSDIVLSSKLGIGYTYVDYEGQFKYPSIYKNIICEEELKELLLEEERILYVALTRAQYKLIMTGCVKKPSKAEWFTKFLNVGVMNGDTVTYTDFKSMNSYFDMTLPSLLKEKNKNDDGIYTDGEWLSLNDGMIKIYVYDDLSLKTKEEEYNYSIKDMKISKEQKELMDEKYLYTYSSCFKNIPKKISVTEARKMLQDDDTDYDFNPADSIYVPDFRKEASISARERGTLIHYVFENIDLDLLRNTDNKMKVILDFISQNNYIKDKLTHYDLKKAEAFFDSYIGIKMLRAKTVEREKEFLVKIPANEIYKDLGDKSTDMIIVQGIIDCFFVDNKGDIYLVDYKYSKESDEIIKKEYEPQISLYKKALKKSLNLNSCNIKSFIWNVEKESLIEF, from the coding sequence ATGTCAGATATAAAATTCAGTAATGAACAATTAAAAGCAATTGAATTAAGAAATTCTTCCCTGATGGTTTCTGCGGCGGCAGGTTCAGGGAAAACTGCTGTGCTTGTTGAACGAATTATAAGAAAAATAACTGAAGACTCTATTGATGTTGATAAAATGCTTATAGTTACTTTTACAAACGCTGCAGCACAGGGAATGAAAAGAAAAATAAAGGCTGCAATAAAAGAATGCATAAAAAAAGACCCTGAAAATGCAAATTTAAAAAAACAACTTTTACTTGTTGATAAAGCGAATATATCAACAGTTCATTCATTCTGCCTTGATTTAATAAAAAAATATTCGCACATGCTAAGCAAGGAAGTTCCTAAAGATTTTTCCCTTATAAACGAAACGGAAAAATCTCTTATGATGAATCAGATTTTAACTGAGATTATATCCGACTGTTATGAAAAAAACGAGGAGGATTTTATAAAACTTTTAGATTGTTTCGGGCAAAATAGCAGCGACAGTAAAATAACTTCATTAATTATTATGATATATAATTTTTTAGTAAGTATTCCCGATTACAGAAAATGGGTTTATAAAAACCTTGATTTAATTTCAGGAAAAAGTGATTTTTATAAATCAAATTATGCATATTCCTTAGAAGAATACTTAAAGAATGTTATGAAATCATCTTACGATAAGTATTCTTACGCTATTTCCTATATAGAAAACAATCAGGATATGGCAGGATACTATGACCTTTTAAAAGAGGAAAGGCTATACTTTGAAAAAGCACTTAAAATCAGTGGCTTAAAAGAACTTATTTCCCATATAGGAAAGATTGAGTTTACAAAACTTCCTTCTACTAAAAAGTCAATTTATACTGAACTTTGCCAGGAAGTGCGAAATTCTGTAAAAAAAGCAGTAGGAAAAATTAATGAACATTATTCAAATGAAATAATTGAAATAAATTTGAAAAATTCCAAAGAATATGGTATAATAAATAAATTGTTTGAAATTGTGCTTTTGTTTGACGAAAAGTTCAAAGAAGAAAAATATCAGTCAGGTTATCTTGACTTTAATGACTTGGAGCATCTGACAATTTCACTGCTAAGCGTTGATGGAAAATTAAAAGAAGAATTTTGGCACTTAAGGGATAGTTTTGAGGAAATCTTGGTTGACGAATATCAGGATACTAACGATGTTCAGGAAGCAATTTTTACCCTTTTAAAAAAGGAAAATAACTTGTTTACTGTTGGCGATATCAAGCAGAGTATTTACCGTTTCAGACATGCTAACCCTGATTTATTCCTGGAAAGAATGGATGACTATAACCAATGTAAAACGGGGGAAGTTGTTAATCTTAATGCTAATTACAGATGCCATCAGAATATTGTCGATGCAGTTAATATGATTTTCTCTTTTATAATGAGTAAGGAACTTTCAGGAATTGATTATAAAAGTGCGAAACTTATTGCAAAAGGTGACTTTTCAGATGTTGACAAATTAAAAATGTCCTGTGATGTTAAGATTGCCCTTACTGATAAGTCGGACGAAGACGAAGATTTCGAAAAAGAAGCAAAGATAATTGCAGATTCAATAAATAAGTTAATAGAGGATAAGGATATAAAAATAAAAGGGCGTTCTTTAAAATATTCGGATATTACTATACTTCTTAGAAGTTTTAATGAAAAGTCGTTCGGTCTTTTAAAAGAACTTACAAAATATAATATCCCTGTTTCCTATGAGGATAAAACCCAGTTTTTTGATACTGCGGAAATAAAAAGTTTTATATCTTTACTTAAAATAATTGATAATCCTTATGATGATATTTCCTATATAGCGGCTCTCAGAAATATATTTTTATATTCGGATGATGACCTTTTAAGGCTAAGGCTTTTAAGTAAAAAAGCGCCTTTTTATGAACTTCATAAAAAATCAGAAGACAAAAAGGATAAAAAAGTTATCTCATATATTGAATTTTTAAGAGATTTTTCCAAAAAATACGATTTAAAAACTCTCATTACAAAAATTTATGAAGATACTTTCTATGTTGAATATCAGACGGGGTATATAGGCGGCCATAAAAGAAAGGAAAATTTGGAAAGGCTTATTGATATAGCATCAACGTTTGAAGAAAATGAATATAAAGGGCTTTATTCTTTTATTAACTATATAGATAAAATCGTATCAGGAAAAACTAAAATTGCAAACCCTAAAATAGATGACAGTAAGGATACTGTTAAGGTTATGTCTATTCATAGCAGTAAAGGATTAGAGTTTCCTGTTGTCATACTCTCCGGAATGAATAAGCAGTTTAATAAACTTGATTTTAATTCGGATATAGTTTTAAGTTCAAAACTGGGGATAGGCTATACTTATGTTGATTACGAGGGGCAGTTTAAATATCCGTCCATTTATAAAAATATTATATGCGAAGAAGAATTAAAGGAACTTCTTTTGGAAGAAGAGAGAATATTATATGTTGCCTTAACCCGTGCACAATATAAACTTATTATGACAGGGTGCGTTAAAAAGCCTTCAAAGGCAGAATGGTTTACTAAGTTTTTAAACGTAGGTGTAATGAATGGCGATACCGTTACATATACTGATTTTAAAAGTATGAATTCATATTTTGACATGACTCTTCCTTCACTTTTAAAAGAGAAAAATAAAAATGATGATGGTATATATACAGATGGTGAATGGTTAAGTTTAAATGACGGGATGATAAAAATTTATGTATATGACGACTTAAGTTTAAAAACCAAAGAGGAAGAATATAATTATTCTATAAAAGATATGAAAATATCTAAAGAGCAAAAAGAATTAATGGACGAAAAATATCTTTATACTTATTCATCTTGCTTTAAAAACATTCCCAAGAAAATTTCGGTAACTGAAGCAAGGAAGATGCTTCAGGATGACGATACAGACTATGACTTTAATCCTGCTGATTCAATCTATGTACCTGATTTTCGTAAAGAGGCATCAATCAGTGCAAGAGAAAGAGGTACTTTAATACATTATGTATTTGAAAATATAGATTTGGACCTTCTTAGAAACACTGATAACAAAATGAAGGTAATTTTAGATTTTATATCACAAAATAATTATATAAAAGATAAACTTACTCATTATGATTTAAAAAAAGCGGAAGCATTTTTTGATTCCTATATCGGAATTAAAATGTTAAGGGCAAAGACTGTAGAAAGAGAAAAAGAATTTTTAGTTAAAATTCCTGCAAATGAAATATATAAGGATTTAGGGGATAAATCAACTGATATGATAATTGTGCAGGGAATAATAGACTGTTTCTTTGTTGATAATAAGGGGGATATTTATCTTGTTGACTATAAGTATTCCAAAGAATCAGATGAAATAATAAAAAAGGAATATGAACCTCAGATAAGTCTTTATAAAAAGGCACTGAAAAAATCTTTAAACTTAAATTCCTGTAATATAAAATCATTTATATGGAATGTCGAAAAAGAATCTTTGATAGAATTTTAG
- a CDS encoding FAD:protein FMN transferase: MKKSLIFIFLIIIFIGILWGNSTNLSKPYEKIGYALDTQIRIVVYDKGADSDIVNKAYNEILRLEKILSNFNESSETCILNEKGELTVSDELKSVILSGIEITNKTFGNYDLTIYPLSEIWNYKNKKVPSLDAIKEAKSLIGAENIKISGCKVTLLNNAKIDVSSLAKGYIADSVIDLLKNNGIKNALVDAGGNIKVIGSANGKNSSFKIGIKDPNKKETDSIGYIQLKDKSIVTSGIYERNFTYEGKLYHHIINPHTGYPSDSDVISASVICENSMIADAYATALVVMGADEGLKLIEQNEDLECIMVKKDNTVILSSGIKDFNLTDDNYKIGG, translated from the coding sequence ATGAAAAAAAGTTTAATTTTTATATTCCTGATCATTATTTTTATTGGAATTTTATGGGGAAATTCTACTAACTTAAGTAAACCTTATGAAAAAATAGGATATGCCCTTGATACACAAATAAGAATAGTTGTATATGATAAAGGGGCAGACTCTGATATAGTAAACAAGGCTTATAACGAAATACTAAGGCTTGAAAAAATTCTTTCAAACTTTAACGAAAGTTCCGAAACCTGTATCCTTAATGAAAAAGGAGAACTTACAGTAAGCGATGAACTTAAAAGTGTTATTCTTTCAGGTATTGAAATAACAAATAAGACTTTTGGAAACTATGATTTAACAATTTATCCGTTATCTGAAATATGGAATTATAAAAATAAAAAAGTTCCGTCTTTAGATGCGATTAAAGAGGCAAAAAGCCTTATAGGAGCCGAAAATATAAAAATTTCAGGCTGTAAAGTAACTTTACTTAACAATGCTAAAATTGATGTGTCATCTCTGGCAAAAGGTTATATAGCAGACTCAGTAATTGATTTACTAAAAAATAACGGAATAAAAAACGCACTGGTTGACGCAGGAGGAAATATAAAAGTTATAGGAAGTGCTAATGGGAAAAACAGTTCTTTTAAAATAGGAATAAAAGACCCGAACAAGAAAGAAACTGATTCTATAGGATATATACAACTTAAAGATAAATCAATTGTAACATCAGGAATTTATGAAAGAAATTTTACATATGAAGGTAAACTTTATCATCATATTATAAATCCGCATACAGGTTATCCCTCAGATAGCGATGTTATAAGTGCTTCTGTAATATGTGAAAATTCAATGATTGCAGACGCTTATGCTACAGCGCTTGTTGTTATGGGAGCAGATGAGGGGCTAAAACTTATAGAGCAAAACGAAGATTTGGAATGTATAATGGTAAAAAAAGATAATACTGTTATTTTATCAAGCGGAATAAAAGATTTCAATTTAACAGATGACAATTATAAAATCGGAGGTTAA
- the trxB gene encoding thioredoxin-disulfide reductase, with the protein MYDIAVIGGGPAGMTAGLYAKRAGLSVVILEKNFFGGQIVNSHKVDNYPGLPGISGYDLSDKFINQLKELEVEMKNKNVVSCDLTGEIKKINLRKEEILARSVIIATGARPRKLGILGEEEYIGLGVSYCATCDGAFYKDKIVAVNGGGNTALDDALYLANFSKKVYLIHRRDTFRGAKTTLDKIKKNEKIEIITNNEITKIKGNEKLESIVLKDNKELLIDGLFIAIGNEPETEIFKGQVELTEGGYIKTNKNLETNLKMVYGAGDVVDKKLRQVVTAQNDGAIAVNEIIERL; encoded by the coding sequence ATGTACGATATTGCAGTAATTGGCGGAGGACCGGCAGGAATGACGGCAGGACTTTATGCCAAAAGAGCAGGTCTTAGCGTGGTTATACTTGAAAAGAATTTTTTTGGCGGTCAGATTGTTAATTCTCATAAGGTAGATAATTATCCCGGACTTCCGGGAATATCAGGCTATGACCTATCGGATAAATTCATAAATCAGTTAAAAGAATTAGAAGTTGAAATGAAAAACAAAAATGTTGTGTCCTGTGATTTAACAGGGGAAATTAAAAAGATAAATTTAAGAAAAGAAGAAATTCTTGCCCGTTCTGTTATAATTGCAACAGGAGCAAGACCGAGAAAATTAGGAATTTTGGGTGAAGAAGAATATATAGGTCTCGGAGTTTCTTATTGCGCAACATGTGACGGTGCTTTTTATAAGGACAAGATTGTTGCTGTTAATGGCGGTGGTAATACAGCTCTTGACGATGCACTTTATCTTGCGAATTTTTCAAAAAAAGTGTATCTTATTCATAGAAGAGATACATTCAGGGGTGCAAAAACTACCCTTGATAAAATTAAAAAGAATGAAAAAATAGAAATTATAACAAATAATGAAATAACCAAAATAAAAGGAAATGAAAAATTAGAAAGCATAGTCTTAAAAGATAACAAAGAACTTCTTATTGATGGACTTTTTATTGCAATAGGCAACGAACCTGAAACCGAAATTTTCAAAGGACAGGTTGAACTTACAGAGGGTGGATATATTAAAACTAATAAAAATCTTGAAACTAATCTTAAAATGGTTTATGGAGCAGGAGATGTAGTCGATAAAAAATTAAGACAGGTTGTTACTGCACAAAACGATGGTGCTATAGCGGTTAATGAGATAATTGAAAGGTTGTAA
- a CDS encoding 6-phosphofructokinase codes for MGKNLLVGQSGGPTAAINASLAGVISEGLKSSSIEKVYGTRYGVEGIIKENLIDLSYFSDEEKIELLKQTPSAYLGSCRKKLPEIKKDESIYEKIYEVFKKYDIGYFFYIGGNDSMDTVNKLSKYFSEKDLDVKIIGVPKTIDNDLALTDHTPGYGSAARFVANTVKQVAHDNRVYDMESITILEIMGRNAGWLTAAAALANDENHTFCDIICLPEVSFDIDKFVAKIEEIISKKKHVIIAISEGIKNEKGELICDSSANLRESNDGFNHAQLGGAGKTLELILKDRLKWKTRSIELSTLQRCFSVAGSKTDIDESFNVGKESVKYALKGYTGVMIGYVRKDTEDYQIEYAPFDTDKVANFEKSVPLDMITDDGFFVTEKFYEYARPLIDGTRDITYNDGTISTLTI; via the coding sequence ATGGGAAAAAATTTGCTTGTAGGTCAGTCAGGTGGTCCGACTGCTGCTATAAACGCTTCACTTGCAGGTGTTATATCAGAAGGGCTTAAATCAAGTAGTATAGAAAAAGTTTACGGTACAAGATACGGTGTTGAAGGTATTATAAAAGAAAATCTTATAGATTTATCATACTTTTCGGATGAAGAAAAGATAGAACTTTTAAAGCAGACTCCTTCAGCATATCTTGGCTCATGCAGAAAAAAACTTCCGGAAATAAAAAAAGATGAAAGTATCTATGAAAAGATTTACGAAGTATTTAAAAAATATGATATAGGCTATTTCTTTTACATAGGCGGAAACGATTCAATGGATACAGTTAATAAACTTTCAAAGTACTTTAGCGAAAAAGACCTTGATGTTAAAATAATCGGTGTTCCTAAAACTATTGATAACGACTTGGCTCTTACCGACCATACTCCCGGTTACGGCTCAGCTGCCCGTTTTGTAGCAAATACTGTAAAACAGGTTGCCCACGATAACAGGGTTTATGATATGGAGTCCATTACAATTTTGGAGATTATGGGAAGAAATGCAGGTTGGCTTACTGCCGCTGCAGCACTTGCAAACGATGAAAATCATACATTTTGTGATATTATATGCTTACCTGAGGTAAGTTTTGATATTGATAAATTTGTTGCAAAAATTGAAGAAATCATTTCAAAAAAGAAACATGTTATTATCGCAATATCTGAGGGAATTAAAAACGAAAAAGGCGAACTCATCTGCGATTCAAGTGCAAATTTAAGAGAATCGAATGATGGATTTAATCATGCTCAGTTAGGTGGAGCAGGAAAAACTTTAGAGCTTATATTAAAGGACAGGCTTAAATGGAAAACAAGATCAATTGAACTTAGTACTCTTCAAAGATGCTTTTCAGTTGCAGGTTCCAAGACTGATATTGACGAATCTTTTAATGTAGGCAAGGAAAGTGTTAAATATGCTCTTAAAGGATATACAGGAGTTATGATAGGCTATGTAAGAAAAGATACTGAAGATTACCAGATAGAATATGCACCTTTTGATACTGATAAAGTTGCAAATTTTGAAAAATCAGTTCCTCTTGATATGATTACCGATGACGGATTTTTTGTTACCGAAAAATTCTATGAATATGCAAGACCATTAATAGACGGAACAAGGGATATCACTTATAACGACGGGACTATCAGTACCTTAACAATTTAA
- a CDS encoding class I SAM-dependent RNA methyltransferase, which produces MDKFDIVVTTMFGLESVVAKEIRDLGYETKEVTDGRITFYGDFEAVARANMWLRCAERVFIKVGEFNAYTFDELFEKTKSLDWSQWLYKDSEFPVNGFSHKSKLFSIRDCQAIIKKGIVESLTKSYKINWFSESGSLYKIEFSIIKDKVTLMIETSGDNLHKRGYRRRSNMAPLKETIAAAIVKMSRFSYNGLFCDPFCGSGTIPIEAAMIAKNIAPGLNRHFAFESFKQMDKKYLKDAKEEALSQIRKTNLKVIASDIDYDCVDLTINNAKLARVNDVILVKRLPVAEFKSEETGGTIVCNPPYGERLLDIRTSEKIIKDLGRVYKSLNGWNLFVITPNEKFETLIGKRATKKRKLYNGMIKCDLYQYFSKADRL; this is translated from the coding sequence ATGGACAAGTTTGATATAGTTGTAACTACAATGTTCGGCTTAGAATCAGTGGTAGCAAAAGAAATAAGGGATTTGGGATATGAAACCAAGGAGGTAACAGACGGAAGAATTACATTTTACGGTGATTTTGAGGCTGTTGCAAGAGCGAATATGTGGCTAAGATGTGCCGAAAGAGTTTTTATTAAAGTAGGCGAATTTAATGCATATACTTTCGATGAACTTTTTGAAAAAACAAAAAGTTTAGACTGGTCTCAGTGGCTTTATAAAGACAGTGAGTTTCCTGTTAACGGGTTTTCTCACAAATCGAAACTTTTCAGTATAAGAGACTGTCAGGCAATAATAAAAAAGGGAATTGTTGAATCATTAACTAAAAGTTATAAAATAAACTGGTTTTCTGAGAGCGGAAGTTTATATAAAATTGAATTTTCAATTATAAAAGATAAGGTAACCCTTATGATTGAAACATCAGGAGATAATCTTCATAAAAGAGGATACCGAAGGCGTTCCAATATGGCACCTTTAAAAGAAACTATTGCTGCTGCGATAGTTAAAATGAGCAGATTCAGTTATAATGGTTTGTTTTGTGACCCGTTTTGCGGTTCGGGTACAATCCCGATTGAAGCGGCAATGATAGCAAAAAATATTGCACCGGGTCTTAACCGTCATTTTGCATTTGAAAGTTTTAAACAAATGGATAAAAAATACTTAAAAGATGCAAAAGAGGAGGCATTATCTCAGATAAGAAAAACTAACCTCAAAGTTATTGCATCGGATATAGATTATGATTGTGTGGATTTAACTATAAATAATGCAAAACTTGCAAGAGTAAATGATGTTATTTTAGTAAAAAGACTTCCTGTAGCAGAGTTTAAAAGTGAAGAAACCGGCGGAACTATCGTATGTAATCCACCTTATGGCGAAAGGCTTTTAGATATAAGGACAAGTGAAAAAATAATAAAAGATTTAGGAAGAGTATATAAATCGTTAAACGGATGGAACTTATTCGTTATAACACCTAATGAAAAATTTGAAACATTAATAGGAAAAAGAGCAACCAAAAAGAGAAAACTGTATAACGGTATGATAAAATGCGACCTTTATCAGTATTTTTCAAAGGCAGACAGATTATAG
- a CDS encoding ACT domain-containing protein: MKKAVITVIGKDKVGIIHNISGILSESNINILDISQTIMGDIFTMVMMTDISNSGLDFSLLSEKLEKSGNEMGVKVTICLEDIFNEMHRI; the protein is encoded by the coding sequence ATGAAAAAAGCAGTAATAACAGTTATAGGAAAAGACAAGGTAGGTATTATCCACAATATAAGTGGTATATTAAGTGAAAGTAATATTAATATATTAGATATATCCCAGACAATTATGGGAGATATTTTTACTATGGTAATGATGACAGATATTTCAAATTCAGGTTTGGATTTTTCTTTACTTTCAGAAAAACTTGAAAAATCAGGAAACGAAATGGGCGTTAAAGTAACTATATGTTTAGAAGATATATTCAACGAAATGCATAGAATTTAG
- a CDS encoding PFL family protein, giving the protein MISGKEVIETLNMIEKENLDIRTITMGISLLDCASEDHKKSITKIYDKIMYLAKDLVKTGENISKEMGIPIINKRISVTPISIVAASSDAKSYVPYAKMLDKVAQDTGVDFIGGFSALVHKGYTKGDKILINSIGEAIAETNKVCSSVNVGTTKAGINMDAVREMGTVVKDLAERTKDKDSIGASKLVVFCNAPEDNPFMAGAFLGVGEPECVINVGVSGPGVVKSALEKVKGEDFAVVSDTIKKTAFKITRMGQMVAREASKRLNVPFGIVDLSLAPTPAVGDSVAHILEEMGLERCGTHGTTAALALLNDAVKKGGVFASSHVGGLSGAFIPVSEDAGMIEAVKCGALSLEKLEAMTCVCSVGLDMIVVPGDTSAETISAIIADEAAIGMVNSKTTAVRVIPAVGKNVGDMVNFGGLLGYGPVMNVSKYSSNEFVNRGGRIPAPLQSLKN; this is encoded by the coding sequence ATGATTTCAGGAAAAGAAGTAATTGAAACTTTAAATATGATTGAAAAAGAGAATCTTGATATAAGAACGATTACTATGGGGATTTCTCTTCTTGACTGTGCTTCAGAGGACCATAAAAAATCAATCACAAAAATTTACGATAAAATAATGTACCTTGCAAAAGATTTGGTTAAAACAGGGGAAAATATATCTAAAGAAATGGGAATACCTATTATAAACAAAAGAATTTCCGTAACACCTATTTCTATAGTTGCAGCATCTTCCGATGCGAAAAGTTATGTTCCTTATGCAAAAATGCTTGATAAAGTGGCACAAGATACAGGCGTTGACTTTATAGGAGGTTTTTCTGCCCTTGTTCACAAAGGCTATACAAAAGGGGACAAGATTTTAATAAACTCAATAGGCGAAGCAATAGCAGAAACAAATAAAGTATGTTCTTCGGTTAATGTCGGCACAACTAAAGCAGGAATAAATATGGACGCAGTAAGAGAAATGGGAACAGTTGTAAAAGACTTAGCCGAAAGAACTAAAGATAAAGACTCTATCGGTGCATCAAAATTGGTTGTATTCTGTAATGCTCCCGAAGATAATCCGTTTATGGCAGGTGCATTTTTAGGAGTGGGAGAACCTGAGTGCGTCATAAATGTCGGAGTAAGCGGACCAGGTGTTGTTAAATCTGCACTTGAGAAAGTTAAGGGCGAAGATTTTGCAGTAGTTTCTGACACTATAAAGAAAACTGCATTTAAAATAACAAGAATGGGGCAGATGGTAGCAAGAGAAGCCTCAAAGCGTCTTAATGTACCATTTGGTATAGTTGACTTATCTTTAGCACCAACCCCTGCAGTGGGGGACAGTGTTGCCCATATATTAGAGGAAATGGGGCTTGAAAGATGCGGAACTCACGGCACAACTGCTGCACTTGCTCTTTTAAACGATGCAGTTAAAAAGGGTGGAGTTTTTGCAAGTTCGCATGTGGGAGGTCTTTCAGGGGCATTTATTCCCGTGAGCGAAGATGCAGGAATGATAGAAGCAGTTAAATGCGGTGCACTATCCTTAGAAAAATTAGAGGCTATGACCTGTGTTTGTTCAGTAGGTCTTGATATGATAGTTGTTCCTGGCGATACTTCGGCTGAAACAATTTCTGCAATTATAGCAGACGAAGCGGCAATTGGTATGGTAAATTCCAAAACAACTGCTGTAAGAGTAATCCCTGCAGTCGGAAAAAACGTTGGGGATATGGTAAACTTCGGTGGCCTTTTAGGGTATGGACCTGTTATGAATGTAAGTAAATATTCATCAAATGAATTTGTAAACAGAGGGGGAAGAATTCCCGCACCTTTACAATCACTTAAAAATTAG